The DNA segment ACACTCCCCGTGGAGGAGACCTCCTCAAGGTAGCATCCCGTGTGGGACGTGATCGTCTCGCCGCCAACACCTACGCCGCTGAAGGCCAGGACGCGGTAGGCCAGCAGATTGTGCCACTTCCCGTCCGCGAGTCTCACCGTCGTTGCCGTCGCGTGGTCAGCGAACCAGGTCGTGCCCTCTGGAGCCGGGCCGAACTCGCTCACGCAGTCGCGGGCGATGAGCGGCGTCCCGACGCTCGCACGCTCGAGGTCAAGCGGCCACAGACACAGCTTCGCGCGGTAGGTCTCGGGGCTATCAGCGGCGATGTACGGCGTGCCATTGGCCGTCTGATTGAGCGCGACGGGAGCGTTCGCGCGGAGATCAGGCGCATGGAGGACCTGCTCCCAGTTCTGAGCGCCATCCCGGGAGCGCCAGACCCGGACGGCCCGGCCCTCTGCCCCGGCACTGCGCACCGAGTAGAGCAGGGAGCCGTCCACATCACGGACCAGACTGGGCTCCGACCCGCCCGAGACGTCGTAGAACGCAACAGGTTTCCAGTCTCCGCCCTGCAGGCGCCAACGCGACACCCCACTTGCGTGCCTTGTCCCGTTGTCCGCCGACACGGCGAACAGCAGGTCGTCACCGTCCGGAAGGGCACAGGACAGGCCTGGAGCGGAGAGCGTCCAGGCCCCATCGGCCGTCTTCAGCGGTGCGTCAGGGGACTTGGTCTCCATCTTCACAACCCGGAAGCGCGTGCCGTCATAAGCTAGCTGGTGGACATACCAGCTCCTGGTGTAGGGTTGCTTCCAGGTGAAGAACCCCTCCTCGTTGAGGTCGAAACACGCTGTCTGAGAGAAGCCGAAGCCCGTTCCTGCGCAGGGGTGCTGCGTGCCGTCGGCCCGCCTGGCGCCTAGCGGCACGAAACCGACGACCATGGGATAGGTGACCACGACCCTCTTGGCGCCGGTGGCCGGGTTCGTGTCCTCCACGTTTCGCGAACACACGACGGCCCTCTGCCCATCAAGACGCGCAAGATCGTCGAGCAGGATGACATCGCTGCCGTCCTCAAAGTCCCAGTGGCCTCTGCCGACTGTGCGGACGTTGCAGGAGACCGCCGCCGTCTGTGGGCCCACCTGGAACACGAACCCGAGGCCGTACCTTGTCACCTGCCCGCCCGTGTCTGCTGTCGGCTGGAGGAGCGCGGGACCACCCCTGCTCACTGGGCCAAGCGTGACGGGATTTGAGGACTGCGCTTCGGGGGCCATCCTGTCACTCTCCTGGGCATCAAGGGGACACTGCGACAGCACCGCTGCCGTCAGGGCAAAGGCGACGACGGAGCCGGCTCCTCCCCACTTCCACACGCCGAGGAGGGCGAGCACCAAGGTGGCGAACTGCCCCCGACCGTGGTTCGATCTCATTCGCCGGCTCTCCCTTCCTGGATGTCTCGTAGCCGCCCTTTCCCCGCCGGCACCAGACTCCCTTCTGCCCAGGCTGCCCCTAACACCCTGACACATACTGTCAGGTTCTCCCCGCTGCCGTGTCGAAGAGGGCGACGATGTTCTCGGGCGGGGTACCTGCCTGGATGGCATGGGATGGCCCGAGGATGTACCCGCCGCCACGCCCCAGGACCGCGATGCGCTCGCGAACCTCCTGCGCGACCTCCTCCGCGGTACCGAAGGGCAAGGTCTGCTGCACGCTCACGCCGCCCTGGAAGCAGAGGCGATCGCCGTACTGTTGCTTGAGGGCCACCGGGTCCATGCCACGGGCGTCGAACTGCAAGGCCTGCAGGACGTCAATGCCCGCCTCGATCAGGCCGGGAACCGCCTTCATCACGCTGCCGTCCGAGTGGTAGATCACCTTTGCCCCGAAGTCGTGGATCACCTGGTTGAGCCGGGTGTGGAAGGGCTTGAGGTGCTCCTCCCACATGGGCAGCGACATCAGGAGGTCCTCCTGGCTGCCAAGGTCGTCGGCGGTGAAGACGAGGTCGATCTGGCCCCTGGCTGCGGAGAGGACCCGTCGAAAGTGCTCCACGTAGAACTCGCAGACTCGACCCAGGATTGCCCGCGCGAGCTCCGGGTTCAGCGCCAGGTCCATGAACATCCGCTCGAAGCCCCGCATGTACCAGGAGGTCTCGAAGATGTTGCCGTTGGCGGCCATCAGGCAGTACTCACCCTCCGCCTGGGCGGCGGCAAGGCGTTCCGGCAGCACCGAGTAGTCGAACCAGTCCGGTGAGGGCCAGCGGTGTCGGTCGAGGTCGTCAACCGTCTCTGCTTGTGCGAGGGGGTAGTGGCGGATCTCCTGGTACTCGCCTGAGCCGTAGCTGATTGGCTCCCGCACGACTCCCCAGTAGTCCTGCCCCGGCTCCAGGGTCGGGCCAAGGTAGGCCGGCGCAACACCCTTGATGTCCAGCAGTGGGTGCAGGTACTCCTCCACGCTCAGGTTGCGCTCGCGCCGCAGGTACTGTGTCAGGTCGCGGTAGGCAGGCGGGTTGATCCCCGAGCACACCATGGCGATCGGCACGCGGTCGGTCTCCTGGTGCTCAAGCGCCAGTCGTACGCGCTCACGGTGTGACAGTTCCATGCCAGGCCCCTCCTGGGCGACGGACAGATGCAAGCGCCGTGTTGAGCGTCGCGCTGGGAAGCTTCGCGGCCGTAGCGCCGATGCCCTTCCGTGGCGATGACGTCGTGTGACACCGTGGTTGTGGGAGGCCCGGTCACTCCTGGCGCAGGCGGTAGCCTACGCCGGGTTCGGTGAGGAGGTACTGAGGACGCGAGGGGTCGGGCTCAAGCTTGCGACGCAGGTTGCTGATGTTGACACGCAGTAGATGGGTCTCGGGTTCGTAGCTGGCTCCCCAGAC comes from the Armatimonadia bacterium genome and includes:
- a CDS encoding sialidase family protein codes for the protein MRSNHGRGQFATLVLALLGVWKWGGAGSVVAFALTAAVLSQCPLDAQESDRMAPEAQSSNPVTLGPVSRGGPALLQPTADTGGQVTRYGLGFVFQVGPQTAAVSCNVRTVGRGHWDFEDGSDVILLDDLARLDGQRAVVCSRNVEDTNPATGAKRVVVTYPMVVGFVPLGARRADGTQHPCAGTGFGFSQTACFDLNEEGFFTWKQPYTRSWYVHQLAYDGTRFRVVKMETKSPDAPLKTADGAWTLSAPGLSCALPDGDDLLFAVSADNGTRHASGVSRWRLQGGDWKPVAFYDVSGGSEPSLVRDVDGSLLYSVRSAGAEGRAVRVWRSRDGAQNWEQVLHAPDLRANAPVALNQTANGTPYIAADSPETYRAKLCLWPLDLERASVGTPLIARDCVSEFGPAPEGTTWFADHATATTVRLADGKWHNLLAYRVLAFSGVGVGGETITSHTGCYLEEVSSTGSVRPAWRF
- a CDS encoding uroporphyrinogen decarboxylase family protein; protein product: MELSHRERVRLALEHQETDRVPIAMVCSGINPPAYRDLTQYLRRERNLSVEEYLHPLLDIKGVAPAYLGPTLEPGQDYWGVVREPISYGSGEYQEIRHYPLAQAETVDDLDRHRWPSPDWFDYSVLPERLAAAQAEGEYCLMAANGNIFETSWYMRGFERMFMDLALNPELARAILGRVCEFYVEHFRRVLSAARGQIDLVFTADDLGSQEDLLMSLPMWEEHLKPFHTRLNQVIHDFGAKVIYHSDGSVMKAVPGLIEAGIDVLQALQFDARGMDPVALKQQYGDRLCFQGGVSVQQTLPFGTAEEVAQEVRERIAVLGRGGGYILGPSHAIQAGTPPENIVALFDTAAGRT